From the genome of Mugil cephalus isolate CIBA_MC_2020 chromosome 2, CIBA_Mcephalus_1.1, whole genome shotgun sequence, one region includes:
- the LOC125003771 gene encoding caspase-6-like, translating into MSDEAKDVRGAGVTDSRAVTDATACSMDTTEADYGFSSSTMNLDPAEEYKMSHKRRGLALIFNQERFFWHLRLNDRNGTRADRINLEKRLRDLNFEVRVYEDYKQVDLITKISEAAAEDHSDADCFLLAFLSHGENDHVYAYDGKIKIQDITAMFKGDKCSSLAGKPKIFVLQACRGDRHDDPVTVCDAVDNGINETVVDASAVYTLPAGADFVMCYSVAEGYYSHRETINGSWYIQDLCEILRKHGDSLEFTELLTLVNRKVAMRSVGNCADRTAIGKKQVPCFASMLTKRLYFRPKK; encoded by the exons ATGTCTGACGAAGCCAAAGACGTCCGCGGAG cTGGTGTGACTGACAGCAGAGCAGTCACAGACGCTACGG CGTGTTCAATGGACACCACCGAGGCTGACTATGGCTTCTCATCCAG CACAATGAATTTGGATCCTGCAGAGGAGTACAAGATGAGCCACAAGCGGCGAGGACTTGCCCTCATCTTCAACCAGGAGCGCTTCTTCTGGCATCTGAGGTTGAACGACAGGAACGGGACCAGGGCCGATCGCATCAACTTGGAGAAAAG ACTGCGGGACCTGAACTTCGAAGTGAGGGTCTATGAGGACTACAAACAAGTGGATTTGATTACTAAAATCTCTGAGG ctgcagcagaagacCATTCAGACGCAGACTGCTTTTTGCTCGCCTTCCTGAGCCACGGCGAGAACGACCACGTTTACGCCTACGACGGCAAGATCAAAATCCAGGATATCACAGCCATGTTCAAAGGAGACAAGTGCAGCAGCCTTGCGGGAAAGCCAAAGATCTTTGTGTTACAG GCGTGCCGTGGAGACAGACACGACGATCCCGTGACCGTCTGTGACGCTGTGGACAATGGGATCAACGAGACGGTGGTGGATGCCAGCGCCGTGTATACCCTCCCGGCTGGGGCTGATTTCGTCATGTGCTACTCTGTGGCTGAAG GCTACTATTCCCATCGGGAGACCATCAATGGCTCATGGTACATCCAGGACCTGTGCGAGATACTTCGAAAGCACGGGGATTCCCTTGAATTCACAGAGTTACTCACGCTGGTCAACAGGAAAGTGGCGATGAGGAGCGTCGGGAACTGCGCCGACCGGACTGCGATTGGTAAAAAGCAGGTACCTTGCTTTGCTTCAATGCTCACCAAGAGACTGTACTTTCGACcaaagaagtaa